The following proteins are co-located in the Microbacterium immunditiarum genome:
- a CDS encoding MarR family transcriptional regulator: MTDAKTEAPAVPLADMVCFNLHAAYRAVTAVYRPLLEPLGVTYPQYLVLAMLWEYGDLTVGDLVSRLQSDYGTITPLVKRMEKQGFVVRTRNPLDERSVTVSLTPDGDALRVHAPGIYQVITETFGFTPDKADAALDVLRSIAARADTTAD; the protein is encoded by the coding sequence GTGACGGATGCGAAGACCGAAGCTCCCGCCGTGCCCCTGGCAGACATGGTGTGCTTCAACCTGCACGCCGCCTACCGCGCAGTGACGGCCGTCTACCGGCCGCTGCTCGAGCCGCTCGGCGTGACCTACCCGCAGTACCTCGTGCTCGCCATGCTGTGGGAGTACGGCGACCTGACCGTGGGCGACCTCGTCTCGCGACTGCAGTCCGACTACGGCACGATCACGCCGTTGGTCAAGCGCATGGAGAAGCAGGGCTTCGTCGTCCGCACGCGCAATCCTCTCGATGAGCGCTCGGTGACGGTGTCGCTCACGCCCGACGGCGACGCGCTCCGCGTCCACGCGCCCGGCATCTACCAGGTCATCACCGAGACGTTCGGATTCACGCCCGACAAGGCGGATGCCGCGCTCGACGTCCTGCGATCGATCGCGGCGCGGGCCGACACGACCGCGGACTGA
- a CDS encoding RNA polymerase sigma-70 factor has translation MPADARDLDVAAELFEQSRRRLFGIAYRMLGSVADAEDILQEVWIRWQTTDRHGVLEPAAFLATIATRLSINALQSARVRRETYIGPWLPEPVNTEDDPALGAERGEALQYAVLLLLEKLTPTERAAYVLREALDYPYDRIAEVVQCTPTTARQLVSRARKHLASERRAQVATTDQRRLLEAFLTAAQRGDTEQLEKLFAADVVSYSDGNGVKLAARIPVAGALRVAKFVAAFSSHFWTGKSIDWVEVNGQPAVTLSEDGVVTTALTLTASEDGIRRLLWIMSPDKLQHVTIGEG, from the coding sequence ATGCCCGCAGACGCGCGTGACCTCGACGTCGCGGCAGAGCTGTTCGAGCAGTCCCGGCGACGCCTGTTCGGCATCGCCTACCGGATGCTCGGATCGGTCGCCGACGCCGAGGACATCCTGCAGGAGGTGTGGATCCGCTGGCAGACGACCGACCGCCACGGCGTGCTCGAGCCTGCGGCCTTCCTCGCGACGATCGCGACGCGACTGTCGATCAACGCGCTGCAGTCCGCGCGCGTGCGACGGGAGACGTACATCGGGCCGTGGCTGCCCGAGCCCGTGAACACCGAGGACGACCCCGCGCTCGGAGCGGAGCGCGGCGAGGCGCTGCAGTACGCCGTGCTGCTCCTGCTCGAGAAGCTCACGCCCACCGAGCGCGCTGCCTACGTGCTGCGCGAGGCGCTGGACTACCCGTACGACCGGATCGCGGAAGTCGTGCAGTGCACCCCGACAACCGCGCGGCAACTCGTGAGCCGGGCGCGCAAGCACCTCGCCTCCGAGCGCCGTGCCCAGGTGGCGACCACCGACCAGCGACGACTGCTCGAAGCGTTCCTCACCGCCGCGCAGCGCGGCGACACCGAGCAGCTCGAGAAGCTGTTCGCCGCGGACGTCGTCAGCTACTCGGACGGAAACGGCGTGAAGCTCGCGGCCCGCATCCCCGTCGCGGGCGCCCTGCGCGTCGCGAAGTTCGTCGCCGCCTTCTCGAGCCACTTCTGGACCGGCAAGTCGATCGACTGGGTCGAGGTCAACGGCCAGCCCGCCGTCACCCTGTCCGAGGACGGCGTGGTCACCACCGCCCTCACGCTCACCGCGTCGGAGGACGGCATCCGGCGCCTGCTGTGGATCATGAGCCCCGACAAACTGCAGCACGTCACGATCGGCGAGGGATGA
- a CDS encoding sigma-70 family RNA polymerase sigma factor codes for MNTGPAGVAQTDADALELFEHARGRLFGIAYRMLGSAADAEDVVQETWLRWQRCDRVSVREPDAFLAATATRIAINVLHSARVRRETYIGPWLPSPVDTAHDPTLGAERGEALRLATLLLMERLGPTERAAYVLREAFDYPYARIAEIVESTEVAARQLVSRARKHLQARDGRVVAASAHRRFFDAFLRAARSGDAAALEHLLARARRASTT; via the coding sequence ATGAACACCGGACCGGCGGGCGTCGCACAGACCGACGCCGATGCCCTGGAGCTGTTCGAGCACGCACGAGGCCGTCTGTTCGGCATCGCGTATCGCATGCTCGGCAGCGCCGCCGACGCGGAGGATGTCGTGCAGGAGACCTGGCTGCGCTGGCAGCGGTGCGACCGGGTCTCCGTGCGCGAGCCGGACGCATTCCTCGCCGCGACCGCCACGCGGATCGCGATCAACGTGCTCCACAGCGCGCGCGTGCGGCGCGAGACCTATATCGGACCGTGGCTGCCCAGCCCCGTCGACACGGCCCACGATCCGACGCTCGGGGCCGAGCGCGGCGAAGCGCTGCGCCTTGCAACGCTCCTGCTCATGGAGCGATTGGGTCCGACGGAGCGGGCCGCCTACGTGCTCAGAGAGGCGTTCGACTACCCCTACGCACGCATCGCCGAGATCGTGGAGTCCACCGAGGTCGCCGCGCGCCAGCTCGTGAGCCGCGCTCGCAAGCACCTGCAGGCGCGCGACGGGCGGGTCGTCGCGGCATCCGCCCATCGTCGATTCTTCGACGCGTTCCTGCGCGCCGCGCGCAGCGGCGACGCGGCGGCGCTCGAGCACCTGCTCGCGAGGGCGCGGCGAGCTTCTACTACCTAG
- a CDS encoding SDR family oxidoreductase — MAKIVVIGGTGLIGSKVVAKLREHGHDAVAAAPNTGVNTITGEGVAEALAGADVVVDVSNSPSFEESAVLEFFTTSTRNLIAAEKEAGVGHHVALTIVGTNRPQHIPYFRAKTAQEKLIRESGIPYSLVHATQFFEFVGSIADISTDGDTVRLPGALVQPIAAEDVATAVARTAAGEPVNGDIEIAGPEQYGMDEWVRRGLAFRGDSRTVVRDDAAPYYGATVDERTLVPVGGAQLFETSLDEWLPANPPRA; from the coding sequence ATGGCAAAGATCGTCGTCATCGGCGGAACCGGGCTGATCGGCTCGAAGGTCGTCGCGAAGCTGCGGGAGCACGGACACGACGCCGTCGCTGCCGCGCCGAACACGGGCGTCAACACCATCACGGGCGAGGGCGTCGCCGAGGCGCTCGCCGGCGCGGACGTCGTCGTCGACGTCTCGAACTCGCCGTCGTTCGAGGAGAGCGCGGTGCTCGAGTTCTTCACGACCTCGACGCGCAACCTCATCGCGGCCGAGAAGGAAGCGGGCGTGGGTCATCACGTCGCGCTCACGATCGTCGGCACGAACCGCCCGCAGCACATCCCGTACTTCCGCGCGAAGACCGCGCAGGAGAAGCTCATCCGCGAGTCCGGCATCCCCTACTCGCTCGTGCACGCGACCCAGTTCTTCGAGTTCGTCGGAAGCATCGCCGACATCTCGACCGACGGCGACACCGTGCGGCTCCCCGGTGCGCTCGTTCAGCCCATCGCCGCCGAGGACGTCGCGACCGCCGTCGCCCGCACCGCGGCCGGCGAGCCGGTGAACGGCGACATCGAGATCGCCGGCCCCGAGCAGTACGGCATGGACGAGTGGGTGCGGCGCGGACTCGCGTTCCGCGGCGACTCGCGCACCGTCGTGCGCGACGATGCCGCCCCGTACTACGGCGCCACGGTCGACGAGCGCACGCTCGTGCCGGTGGGCGGCGCGCAGCTGTTCGAGACGAGCCTCGACGAGTGGCTGCCGGCGAACCCGCCGCGTGCCTGA